The Winogradskyella schleiferi genome contains the following window.
GCAATCATAGATTTTGTAACAGAGCACTATGATGTCTATGCTTTATTCAATTATTCACCACACCAGAAAGAAGATGCTGAAAGCATTTATAACAGCTGCAAACATAAGGATAGGATAATTTTTGATGTTTATGAGGATAGCATCCGTGGGTTCATTCAATTAATGAACAAATGTAAATTATTAATTGCCAATGAAGGTGGGACGGTACATATTGCAAAAGCATTGAACAAACCTACTTTTACCATTTTTTCCCCTTATGTTTTAAAAGACCATTGGGCAAGTTTTGAAGATGGAAAGACACATACCTCGGTACACCTACTGGACGAAAAACCAGATTTATTTTCCACAGACAGAGCACAACGTAAAAAAATAGAAGAAGACCCTTCTTTTTTATACAAACAATTAACTCCCGAACTTATTATACCTATTCTAGATACGTTTTTAAAACATAATTTTTAGATATATGCACAAACTATCTTTCATAGACAGGTTTCATCATTGGCGCAGAAAAATGCGTTGGAATAAACAATATAAAAAAGGCAAATGGAAGTATTTGAATGATGAACGCGAGTCTAGTAGATATCATAAAATTGTAGATTATATAAAAACTTATGCTACGACAAATCCATCAATCTTAGATTTAGGTGCAGGCGAAGCTGTACTAAACCAAAGGCTTAATAAAAATGAATATAAAACGTTTTTTAACGTGGATTTTTCAAGTGCCTCTATTGATATCGCCAAAACGAAAAACCTTGAAAATTCAGTTAATTTGGTTGCTGATATCCATACGTATACTCCTGAAGAGACCTTTGATGTTATTGTTTTTAACGAAGCCTTTTATTATGTTCATAATGATTTGAAACAAGACGTATTAGATCGGTTTATTGGAAAATTAAATTCCGAAGGTATTTTAATCGTTTCAATATATAAGGAAGGAACGGACTGTTGGCAATTAATAAATAATTCGTCTAAAATACAGCAACTTAATTTTGAAAAAGTAGATACAGACCGAGAATCTACCTATTGGAAAGTTGGTGTTTATAAAAAAGTTTAACTCTTTTTTATACCTAAATCTGTCCACTTCCTTTTTTGGGTTTTTGTTTCTTTTCTAATTGCTTTATTTTTTGCGATAGTTGGTTCATTTTTATAGCTACGCTCATGAAACAAATGCAAACAAATGGCACTATATCGAATTTGGATTGGTTTTATACCTGAATTCATTAAGCGTTCACCAAGTTCCCTATCCTCTCCACCATATTCCATACGCTCATCAAAACCGTTTACAGCAACAATATCGGTCTTCCATCCTGAAGCATTCATACCGTCCCAAGTGGCTTTGGTTGGTGTTACATTATTTAAGAACTTCTCCTTAAAACCCTTAGACGTCAACTTATTAAGTTTAAATGTCTTTTTTAATCCATGGCTCAATAACCAATCACTTTTAAAACAGTCTTGACTGATGATGTTATCTTCAGCTATTGATTCTGAAATGGTCTTAGGCAATTTAAAGTAACCACCAGACAAAAAAGATTTAGGTTGTCTTAATTTGAAATGTTTCTCAACAAAATCGTTACGTGGAATGCAGTCGCCATCCGTAAATAACAAATAATCAGATGCAGAAGCTACAATGGCTTTGTTCAAAATTTTTGTTTTCTGAAAGCCATGATCCGCTTGCCAGCAATGCGTAATTTTTAAATCCGAACGAGACACGAAATCAGTTACTACCTTTTCGGTTTCCTTGGAAGAACCATCATCGGCAATGATAATTTCAAAATCTTTAAATGATTGCTGTTGATAGCCAATTAAGACTTTCTCCAACCATTTAGGCTGATTATAAGTACTAATAATGACTGAAAGCTGAGGCATTTATTGTTTTTTAACAATTCCGAAATCAGTCCAAGTCAATTTTTGGGTTTTTACATCCTTTCGGATTTGAAGGTTTCGATCCAGGGATTCTTTAGTTTTATAGCCTCTTTTATGATCCAAATGTAAACATATCGCCTGGTGGCGGATTTGCTTAGGTTTAATCCCGTAATTCATTAAACGCTCTCCGAGTTCACGGTCTGGTCCGCCATATTGCATGCGTTCATCGTAACCATTTATAGCTATTAAATCTTCCTTCCATGCACTAGAATTACAATTATTGAAGGTCGCACCAGTTGGTGTTACAAAATCTAAAAATGTAGCCAAGGTTTCGCCTGCACTTATTTTTAATGCATTTTTACTTTGCAATCCACCATTAGATTTTAACCATTTGACATCAAAACAATCTTCTTTGGCAATATGTTCTGTATCTATGGCTCTA
Protein-coding sequences here:
- a CDS encoding glycosyltransferase family 2 protein, producing MPQLSVIISTYNQPKWLEKVLIGYQQQSFKDFEIIIADDGSSKETEKVVTDFVSRSDLKITHCWQADHGFQKTKILNKAIVASASDYLLFTDGDCIPRNDFVEKHFKLRQPKSFLSGGYFKLPKTISESIAEDNIISQDCFKSDWLLSHGLKKTFKLNKLTSKGFKEKFLNNVTPTKATWDGMNASGWKTDIVAVNGFDERMEYGGEDRELGERLMNSGIKPIQIRYSAICLHLFHERSYKNEPTIAKNKAIRKETKTQKRKWTDLGIKKS
- a CDS encoding class I SAM-dependent methyltransferase → MHKLSFIDRFHHWRRKMRWNKQYKKGKWKYLNDERESSRYHKIVDYIKTYATTNPSILDLGAGEAVLNQRLNKNEYKTFFNVDFSSASIDIAKTKNLENSVNLVADIHTYTPEETFDVIVFNEAFYYVHNDLKQDVLDRFIGKLNSEGILIVSIYKEGTDCWQLINNSSKIQQLNFEKVDTDRESTYWKVGVYKKV
- a CDS encoding glycosyltransferase family 2 protein, translated to MTHLSISVIVSTYNSVDWLQKVLEGYKHQAYDHYEVIVADDGSGEETRQLIESYQADYPVKLRHIWHEDLGYRRQELLNKVIMQTEYDYILMTDGDCIPRKDFLAVHAKFAEKGYFLSGGYCKLNMPLSRAIDTEHIAKEDCFDVKWLKSNGGLQSKNALKISAGETLATFLDFVTPTGATFNNCNSSAWKEDLIAINGYDERMQYGGPDRELGERLMNYGIKPKQIRHQAICLHLDHKRGYKTKESLDRNLQIRKDVKTQKLTWTDFGIVKKQ